One genomic window of Cricetulus griseus strain 17A/GY chromosome 3, alternate assembly CriGri-PICRH-1.0, whole genome shotgun sequence includes the following:
- the Pcgf6 gene encoding polycomb group RING finger protein 6 isoform X3, with protein sequence MEEAETDATESSRASEAKRASAMPPPPPPISPPALTPAPAAGEEGPASLPEAGAPGCSRSRPPELQPERGLGRLRGRFEDYDEELEEDEEMEEEEEEEEEMSHFSLRLESGRPDSEDEEERLLNLAELTPYIMCSICKGYLIDATTITECLHTFCKSCIVRHFYYSNRCPKCSIVVHQTQPLYNIRLDRQLQDIVYKLVVNLEEREKKQMHDFYKERGLEVPKPAVPQPVPSSKGKTKKVLESVFRIPPELDMSLLLEFIGADEDRGHFKHSLRFEPLEKKFVRVSGEATIGHVEKFLRRKMGLDSACQVDIICGDHLLERYQTLREIRRAIGDAAMQDGLLVLHYGLVVSPLKIT encoded by the exons ATGGAGGAGGCTGAGACGGACGCCACGGAAAGCTCCCGCGCCTCCGAGGCCAAGCGAGCCTCTGCCAtgccgccgccgccgcctccCATCTCTCCGCCCGCCCTCACCCCGGCGCCCGCGGCCGGTGAGGAGGGCCCGGCGTCCCTGCCCGAGGCGGGCGCTCCCGGCTGCTCCCGCTCTCGGCCCCCCGAGCTGCAGCCCGAGCGCGGCCTGGGCCGCTTGAGAGGCCGCTTCGAGGACTACGACGAGGAGTTGGAAGAGGacgaggagatggaggaggaagaggaggaggaggaagagatgagcCACTTTTCGCTGCGGCTGGAGTCGGGGCGGCCGGACtcggaggacgaggaggag CGCCTGCTTAACCTTGCTGAGCTGACCCCATACATCATGTGTTCCATTTGCAAAGGTTACTTAATAGATGCAACCACCATCACAGAATGTCTTCATACCT TTTGTAAAAGCTGCATTGTAAGACATTTTTACTATAGCAACAGATGCCCAAAGTGTAGCATAGTTGTCCACCAGACACAGCCTCTTTATAACATAAG GTTGGACCGACAATTACAAGACATAGTATACAAATTAGTGGTCAATCTAGAGGAAA gagaaaaaaagcaaatgcatGATTTCTATAAAGAAAGAGGTCTAGAAGTACCCAAACCTG CTGTTCCACAACCAGTCCCTTCAAGCAAAGGAAAAACTAAGAAAGTCCTAGAGTCGGTGTTCCGTATTCCACCTGAACTTGATATGTCTTTATTACTTGAGTTCATTGG tgctgaTGAAGATAGAGGACATTTTAAG CATTCACTGAGATTTGAG CCATTGGAAAAGAAGTTTGTGCGTGTTTCAGGAGAAGCGACTATTGGGCATGTAGAGAAATTCCTTAGAAGAAAAATGGGTCTTGATTCAGCTTGTCAG GTAGATATCATCTGTGGTGATCACTTATTGGAACGATACCAAACTCTACGGGAAATCCGACGTGCAATAGGTGATGCAGCAATGCAG GATGGTCTGCTTGTTCTTCATTATGGTCTTGTGGTTTCTCCTTTGAAAATAACTTGA
- the Pcgf6 gene encoding polycomb group RING finger protein 6 isoform X4, with product MEEAETDATESSRASEAKRASAMPPPPPPISPPALTPAPAAGEEGPASLPEAGAPGCSRSRPPELQPERGLGRLRGRFEDYDEELEEDEEMEEEEEEEEEMSHFSLRLESGRPDSEDEEERLLNLAELTPYIMCSICKGYLIDATTITECLHTFCKSCIVRHFYYSNRCPKCSIVVHQTQPLYNIRLDRQLQDIVYKLVVNLEEREKKQMHDFYKERGLEVPKPAVPQPVPSSKGKTKKVLESVFRIPPELDMSLLLEFIGADEDRGHFKPLEKKFVRVSGEATIGHVEKFLRRKMGLDSACQVDIICGDHLLERYQTLREIRRAIGDAAMQDGLLVLHYGLVVSPLKIT from the exons ATGGAGGAGGCTGAGACGGACGCCACGGAAAGCTCCCGCGCCTCCGAGGCCAAGCGAGCCTCTGCCAtgccgccgccgccgcctccCATCTCTCCGCCCGCCCTCACCCCGGCGCCCGCGGCCGGTGAGGAGGGCCCGGCGTCCCTGCCCGAGGCGGGCGCTCCCGGCTGCTCCCGCTCTCGGCCCCCCGAGCTGCAGCCCGAGCGCGGCCTGGGCCGCTTGAGAGGCCGCTTCGAGGACTACGACGAGGAGTTGGAAGAGGacgaggagatggaggaggaagaggaggaggaggaagagatgagcCACTTTTCGCTGCGGCTGGAGTCGGGGCGGCCGGACtcggaggacgaggaggag CGCCTGCTTAACCTTGCTGAGCTGACCCCATACATCATGTGTTCCATTTGCAAAGGTTACTTAATAGATGCAACCACCATCACAGAATGTCTTCATACCT TTTGTAAAAGCTGCATTGTAAGACATTTTTACTATAGCAACAGATGCCCAAAGTGTAGCATAGTTGTCCACCAGACACAGCCTCTTTATAACATAAG GTTGGACCGACAATTACAAGACATAGTATACAAATTAGTGGTCAATCTAGAGGAAA gagaaaaaaagcaaatgcatGATTTCTATAAAGAAAGAGGTCTAGAAGTACCCAAACCTG CTGTTCCACAACCAGTCCCTTCAAGCAAAGGAAAAACTAAGAAAGTCCTAGAGTCGGTGTTCCGTATTCCACCTGAACTTGATATGTCTTTATTACTTGAGTTCATTGG tgctgaTGAAGATAGAGGACATTTTAAG CCATTGGAAAAGAAGTTTGTGCGTGTTTCAGGAGAAGCGACTATTGGGCATGTAGAGAAATTCCTTAGAAGAAAAATGGGTCTTGATTCAGCTTGTCAG GTAGATATCATCTGTGGTGATCACTTATTGGAACGATACCAAACTCTACGGGAAATCCGACGTGCAATAGGTGATGCAGCAATGCAG GATGGTCTGCTTGTTCTTCATTATGGTCTTGTGGTTTCTCCTTTGAAAATAACTTGA